In Falco cherrug isolate bFalChe1 chromosome 5, bFalChe1.pri, whole genome shotgun sequence, one DNA window encodes the following:
- the SLC26A4 gene encoding pendrin isoform X3 has translation MGPFPVVSLMVGSVVLSMAPDDNFLIDGSNATGTNGTGTLIDTESRDAQRVLIASTLTFLVGILQVIFGVLQIGFIVRYLADPLVGGFTTAAAFQVLVSQLKIVLNVSTKNYNGVLSIIYTLIETFEKISTTNIADLTAGLLTIFVCMVVKEINDRFKHKIPIPIPIEVIVTIVATGISYAADLEKKYNAGIVKSIPRGFLPPEPPDVSLFSQMMAASFSIAIVAYAIAVSVGKVYATKYGYAIDGNQEFIAFGFSNIFSGAFSCFVATTALSRTAVQESTGGKTQVAGIISAGIVLISIVALGKLLEPLQKSVLAAVVIANLKGMFMQVFDVPRLWRQNRVDAMIWVFTCVASIILGLDLGLLAGLLFGLLTVVLRVQFPSWGGFGNIPGTDIYKKVKDYKNVIEPEGVKILKFSSPIFYANIDGLKSSLKSTVGFDAVKVYNKRLKALRKIQKLIKKGKLKATKNGIISEPGISNEAFETDEEPEDNQDLQVPTKEVEIQVDWNSELPVKVNIPKVPIHSLILDFGAVTFLDIVAVRSIKTIIREFERIDVRVYFASYQDSLISQLERSAFFDDTVRKDIFFLTVHDAVLYIRNQMTYSDNQDPIFEKISLMQESKEPIEFTETSRPDDELDVQEEVCTLEPNVSVTYRILLALLLCL, from the exons ATGG GTCCGTTCCCTGTAGTCAGTTTGATGGTGGGATCTGTTGTATTGAGCATGGCCCCTGATGATAATTTTCTCATAGATGGCAGTAATGCTACAGGGACTAATGGTACTGGGACACTGATAGACACTGAATCCAGAGATGCACAGAGAGTGCTGATTGCTAGTACACTCACATTTCTGGTTGGAATTTTACAG GTAATATTTGGAGTCCTTCAGATTGGTTTCATTGTGCGGTACCTTGCAGATCCATTAGTTGGGGGATTTAcaactgcagctgcttttcaagtGCTTGTGTCACAATTGAAAATAGTCCTCAATGTTTCAACTAAAAACTATAATGGTGTCCTTTCCATAATATAT actcttattgaaacatttgaaaaaatcagTACCACCAACATTGCAGATCTTACTGCTGGACTCCTCACCATTTTTGTCTGCATGGTAGTTAAAGAAATAAACGATCGGTTCAAACACAAGATACCTATACCTATACCAATAGAAGTTATTGTG acaATAGTAGCCACTGGCATTTCATATGCTgctgacttggaaaaaaaatacaatgcagGCATTGTTAAGAGCATTCCAAGAGG ATTTTTGCCTCCCGAACCTCCAGATGTCAGCCTCTTTTCCCAGATGATGGCAGCCTCCTTTTCCATTGCTATTGTTGCTTATGCTATTGCTGTATCTGTGGGGAAAGTATATGCAACCAAGTATGGCTATGCTATTGATGGAAACCAG GAATTTATTGCCTTTGGGttcagcaacattttttcaggtgccttttcttgttttgttgcaACTACTGCTCTTTCACGGACCGCAGTCCAAGAAAGTACTGGTGGAAAGACTCAG GTTGCTGGTATAATCTCAGCTGGGATTGTTTTGATTTCCATTGTTGCCCTGGGGAAATTGCTAGAGCCCTTACAAAAG tctGTGTTGGCAGCTGTAGTCATAGCTAACTTGAAAGGGATGTTCATGCAAGTGTTTGATGTTCCCCGTCTGTGGAGACAGAATAGAGTGGATGCT ATGATCTGGGTTTTTACATGTGTGGCATCCATCATTCTGGGACTTGATTTGGGATTACTTGCTGGCCTTTTGTTTGGATTGCTGACAGTTGTGCTGAGAGTTCAATT TCCTTCATGGGGTGGCTTTGGAAACATTCCTGGCACAGACATCTACAAGAAGGTCAAGGACTACAAAAAT GTTATAGAACCAGAAGGTGTGAAGATACTGAAATTTTCAAGTCCAATATTTTATGCTAATATCGATGGACTGAAAAGCAGCCTCAAATCCACA GTAGGATTTGATGCAGTCAAGGTATATAATAAAAGACTCAAAGCACTGAGGAAGATACAAAAGCTAATCAAGAAGGGGAAATTAAAAGCTACTAAg AATGGCATCATCAGTGAGCCTGGTATTAGTAATGAAGCTTTTGAGACTGATGAGGAACCTGAAGACAACCAAGATCTTCAAGTTCCCACCAAAGAAGTAGAGATCCAGGTGGACTGGAATTCAGAACTCCCAGTCAAAGTAAACATCCCCAAGGTGCCCATCCACAGTCTCATTCTTGATTTTGGAGCAGTAACCTTCTTGGATATTGTAGCTGTGAGATCAATAAAAACG ataatTAGAGAGTTTGAAAGAATTGATGTGAGAGTATACTTTGCTTCATATCAAG ACAGCCTTATATCTCAACTGGAACGGAGTGCCTTCTTTGATGATACTGTCAGAAAAGACATATTCTTCTTGACTGTCCATGATGCTGTGCTCTACATAAGGAATCAAATGACCTACAGTGACAACCAGGATCCCATATTTGAGAAG ATTTCCCTCATGCAGGAGTCTAAAGAACCCATAGAATTCACAGAAACAAGCCGGCCTGATGATGAACTCGATGTTCAGGAAGAGGTATGCACTTTAGAACCGAATGTGTCTGTTACTTACAGAATACTGCTGGCTTTACTCCTTTGCCTGTAG
- the LOC129736152 gene encoding translation initiation factor IF-2-like isoform X1, protein MVGPGGAGPNSAAPQRDPSPPGSAARPEWKARRGRSACRDGAGGPPPPAGVAPRLRAAASGGSRGAPDVAAGLGGSSGGARRRVDVCALVRLAGREALAAAGAELGRAVARAVSPVGTPGSRRGERELEPGAQPHGFLRRVIGEKTVASSRPSTPLRAQHHGQSRRICLF, encoded by the exons ATGGTGGGGCCTGGGGGCGCTGGGCCGAATAGCGCCGCGCCGCAGCGGGACCCCAGTCCGCCCGGCTCTGCGGCGAGGCCGGAGTGGAAGGCGCGGCGAGGCCGCAGTGCCTGccgggatggggctgggggaccGCCGCCCCCTGCGGGTGTAGCGCCGCGCCTGCGCGCTGCGGCCAGCGGCGGGAGCCGGGGCGCGCCGGACGTGGCGGCGGGGCTAGGCGGGAGCAGCGGGGGCGCCCGGCGGCGCGTAGATGTGTGCGCGCTGGTCAGGCTTGCAGGCCGGGAAGCGCTGGCAGCCGCCGGGGCGGAGTTGGGGCGCGCTGTGGCCCGGGCGGTGTCGCCCGTGGGAACGCCTGGGAGCCGCCGCGGGGAGAGGGAGCTGGAACCGGGGGCGCAACCCCATGGCTTCCTGCGAAGG GTTATAGGGGAGAAGACAGTAGCCTCAAGCCGTCCTTCCACACCCCTAAG AGCACAGCATCATGGACAGTCAAGAAGAATATGTCTTTTCTGA
- the SLC26A4 gene encoding pendrin isoform X2, whose amino-acid sequence MAAGERAEEPLAELSHYVVARPIYSEAGFQEENERRLPLPPTLRERAQAACRCSRRRAFQITRSFLPVLEWLPNYRVKEWLVSDVISGVSTGLVATLQGLAYALLVAVPVGYGLYSAFFPILTYFFLGTSRHISVGPFPVVSLMVGSVVLSMAPDDNFLIDGSNATGTNGTGTLIDTESRDAQRVLIASTLTFLVGILQVIFGVLQIGFIVRYLADPLVGGFTTAAAFQVLVSQLKIVLNVSTKNYNGVLSIIYTLIETFEKISTTNIADLTAGLLTIFVCMVVKEINDRFKHKIPIPIPIEVIVTIVATGISYAADLEKKYNAGIVKSIPRGFLPPEPPDVSLFSQMMAASFSIAIVAYAIAVSVGKVYATKYGYAIDGNQEFIAFGFSNIFSGAFSCFVATTALSRTAVQESTGGKTQVAGIISAGIVLISIVALGKLLEPLQKSVLAAVVIANLKGMFMQVFDVPRLWRQNRVDAMIWVFTCVASIILGLDLGLLAGLLFGLLTVVLRVQFPSWGGFGNIPGTDIYKKVKDYKNVIEPEGVKILKFSSPIFYANIDGLKSSLKSTVGFDAVKVYNKRLKALRKIQKLIKKGKLKATKNGIISEPGISNEAFETDEEPEDNQDLQVPTKEVEIQVDWNSELPVKVNIPKVPIHSLILDFGAVTFLDIVAVRSIKTIIREFERIDVRVYFASYQDSLISQLERSAFFDDTVRKDIFFLTVHDAVLYIRNQMTYSDNQDPIFEKISLMQESKEPIEFTETSRPDDELDVQEEAMRRLAS is encoded by the exons ATGGCAGCGGGCGAGCGGGCGGAGGAGCCGCTGGCGGAGCTCAGCCACTATGTGGTGGCGCGGCCCATCTACAGCGAGGCGGGCTTCCAGGAGGAGAACGAGCggcggctgccgctgccgcccACGCTCCGCGAGCGGGCGCAGGCGGCCTGCAG GTGTTCGAGAAGAAGAGCCTTTCAGATCACCAGGTCCTTTCTGCCTGTCCTGGAGTGGCTGCCCAACTACCGGGTGAAGGAGTGGCTGGTCAGCGATGTCATCTCGGGGGTCAGCACCGGCCTGGTGGCCACCCTGCAAG GTCTGGCATATGCTTTGCTGGTTGCAGTTCCTGTTGGATATGGTCTctattctgccttttttcccatCCTGACATACTTTTTCCTGGGAACATCAAGGCACATCTCAGTTG GTCCGTTCCCTGTAGTCAGTTTGATGGTGGGATCTGTTGTATTGAGCATGGCCCCTGATGATAATTTTCTCATAGATGGCAGTAATGCTACAGGGACTAATGGTACTGGGACACTGATAGACACTGAATCCAGAGATGCACAGAGAGTGCTGATTGCTAGTACACTCACATTTCTGGTTGGAATTTTACAG GTAATATTTGGAGTCCTTCAGATTGGTTTCATTGTGCGGTACCTTGCAGATCCATTAGTTGGGGGATTTAcaactgcagctgcttttcaagtGCTTGTGTCACAATTGAAAATAGTCCTCAATGTTTCAACTAAAAACTATAATGGTGTCCTTTCCATAATATAT actcttattgaaacatttgaaaaaatcagTACCACCAACATTGCAGATCTTACTGCTGGACTCCTCACCATTTTTGTCTGCATGGTAGTTAAAGAAATAAACGATCGGTTCAAACACAAGATACCTATACCTATACCAATAGAAGTTATTGTG acaATAGTAGCCACTGGCATTTCATATGCTgctgacttggaaaaaaaatacaatgcagGCATTGTTAAGAGCATTCCAAGAGG ATTTTTGCCTCCCGAACCTCCAGATGTCAGCCTCTTTTCCCAGATGATGGCAGCCTCCTTTTCCATTGCTATTGTTGCTTATGCTATTGCTGTATCTGTGGGGAAAGTATATGCAACCAAGTATGGCTATGCTATTGATGGAAACCAG GAATTTATTGCCTTTGGGttcagcaacattttttcaggtgccttttcttgttttgttgcaACTACTGCTCTTTCACGGACCGCAGTCCAAGAAAGTACTGGTGGAAAGACTCAG GTTGCTGGTATAATCTCAGCTGGGATTGTTTTGATTTCCATTGTTGCCCTGGGGAAATTGCTAGAGCCCTTACAAAAG tctGTGTTGGCAGCTGTAGTCATAGCTAACTTGAAAGGGATGTTCATGCAAGTGTTTGATGTTCCCCGTCTGTGGAGACAGAATAGAGTGGATGCT ATGATCTGGGTTTTTACATGTGTGGCATCCATCATTCTGGGACTTGATTTGGGATTACTTGCTGGCCTTTTGTTTGGATTGCTGACAGTTGTGCTGAGAGTTCAATT TCCTTCATGGGGTGGCTTTGGAAACATTCCTGGCACAGACATCTACAAGAAGGTCAAGGACTACAAAAAT GTTATAGAACCAGAAGGTGTGAAGATACTGAAATTTTCAAGTCCAATATTTTATGCTAATATCGATGGACTGAAAAGCAGCCTCAAATCCACA GTAGGATTTGATGCAGTCAAGGTATATAATAAAAGACTCAAAGCACTGAGGAAGATACAAAAGCTAATCAAGAAGGGGAAATTAAAAGCTACTAAg AATGGCATCATCAGTGAGCCTGGTATTAGTAATGAAGCTTTTGAGACTGATGAGGAACCTGAAGACAACCAAGATCTTCAAGTTCCCACCAAAGAAGTAGAGATCCAGGTGGACTGGAATTCAGAACTCCCAGTCAAAGTAAACATCCCCAAGGTGCCCATCCACAGTCTCATTCTTGATTTTGGAGCAGTAACCTTCTTGGATATTGTAGCTGTGAGATCAATAAAAACG ataatTAGAGAGTTTGAAAGAATTGATGTGAGAGTATACTTTGCTTCATATCAAG ACAGCCTTATATCTCAACTGGAACGGAGTGCCTTCTTTGATGATACTGTCAGAAAAGACATATTCTTCTTGACTGTCCATGATGCTGTGCTCTACATAAGGAATCAAATGACCTACAGTGACAACCAGGATCCCATATTTGAGAAG ATTTCCCTCATGCAGGAGTCTAAAGAACCCATAGAATTCACAGAAACAAGCCGGCCTGATGATGAACTCGATGTTCAGGAAGAG GCTATGCGCAGACTTGCTTCATGA
- the LOC129736152 gene encoding translation initiation factor IF-2-like isoform X2, with amino-acid sequence MVGPGGAGPNSAAPQRDPSPPGSAARPEWKARRGRSACRDGAGGPPPPAGVAPRLRAAASGGSRGAPDVAAGLGGSSGGARRRVDVCALVRLAGREALAAAGAELGRAVARAVSPVGTPGSRRGERELEPGAQPHGFLRRPQDSWASG; translated from the exons ATGGTGGGGCCTGGGGGCGCTGGGCCGAATAGCGCCGCGCCGCAGCGGGACCCCAGTCCGCCCGGCTCTGCGGCGAGGCCGGAGTGGAAGGCGCGGCGAGGCCGCAGTGCCTGccgggatggggctgggggaccGCCGCCCCCTGCGGGTGTAGCGCCGCGCCTGCGCGCTGCGGCCAGCGGCGGGAGCCGGGGCGCGCCGGACGTGGCGGCGGGGCTAGGCGGGAGCAGCGGGGGCGCCCGGCGGCGCGTAGATGTGTGCGCGCTGGTCAGGCTTGCAGGCCGGGAAGCGCTGGCAGCCGCCGGGGCGGAGTTGGGGCGCGCTGTGGCCCGGGCGGTGTCGCCCGTGGGAACGCCTGGGAGCCGCCGCGGGGAGAGGGAGCTGGAACCGGGGGCGCAACCCCATGGCTTCCTGCGAAGG CCTCAAGATTCCTGGGCATCAGGCTGA
- the SLC26A4 gene encoding pendrin isoform X1, producing MAAGERAEEPLAELSHYVVARPIYSEAGFQEENERRLPLPPTLRERAQAACRCSRRRAFQITRSFLPVLEWLPNYRVKEWLVSDVISGVSTGLVATLQGLAYALLVAVPVGYGLYSAFFPILTYFFLGTSRHISVGPFPVVSLMVGSVVLSMAPDDNFLIDGSNATGTNGTGTLIDTESRDAQRVLIASTLTFLVGILQVIFGVLQIGFIVRYLADPLVGGFTTAAAFQVLVSQLKIVLNVSTKNYNGVLSIIYTLIETFEKISTTNIADLTAGLLTIFVCMVVKEINDRFKHKIPIPIPIEVIVTIVATGISYAADLEKKYNAGIVKSIPRGFLPPEPPDVSLFSQMMAASFSIAIVAYAIAVSVGKVYATKYGYAIDGNQEFIAFGFSNIFSGAFSCFVATTALSRTAVQESTGGKTQVAGIISAGIVLISIVALGKLLEPLQKSVLAAVVIANLKGMFMQVFDVPRLWRQNRVDAMIWVFTCVASIILGLDLGLLAGLLFGLLTVVLRVQFPSWGGFGNIPGTDIYKKVKDYKNVIEPEGVKILKFSSPIFYANIDGLKSSLKSTVGFDAVKVYNKRLKALRKIQKLIKKGKLKATKNGIISEPGISNEAFETDEEPEDNQDLQVPTKEVEIQVDWNSELPVKVNIPKVPIHSLILDFGAVTFLDIVAVRSIKTIIREFERIDVRVYFASYQDSLISQLERSAFFDDTVRKDIFFLTVHDAVLYIRNQMTYSDNQDPIFEKISLMQESKEPIEFTETSRPDDELDVQEEVCTLEPNVSVTYRILLALLLCL from the exons ATGGCAGCGGGCGAGCGGGCGGAGGAGCCGCTGGCGGAGCTCAGCCACTATGTGGTGGCGCGGCCCATCTACAGCGAGGCGGGCTTCCAGGAGGAGAACGAGCggcggctgccgctgccgcccACGCTCCGCGAGCGGGCGCAGGCGGCCTGCAG GTGTTCGAGAAGAAGAGCCTTTCAGATCACCAGGTCCTTTCTGCCTGTCCTGGAGTGGCTGCCCAACTACCGGGTGAAGGAGTGGCTGGTCAGCGATGTCATCTCGGGGGTCAGCACCGGCCTGGTGGCCACCCTGCAAG GTCTGGCATATGCTTTGCTGGTTGCAGTTCCTGTTGGATATGGTCTctattctgccttttttcccatCCTGACATACTTTTTCCTGGGAACATCAAGGCACATCTCAGTTG GTCCGTTCCCTGTAGTCAGTTTGATGGTGGGATCTGTTGTATTGAGCATGGCCCCTGATGATAATTTTCTCATAGATGGCAGTAATGCTACAGGGACTAATGGTACTGGGACACTGATAGACACTGAATCCAGAGATGCACAGAGAGTGCTGATTGCTAGTACACTCACATTTCTGGTTGGAATTTTACAG GTAATATTTGGAGTCCTTCAGATTGGTTTCATTGTGCGGTACCTTGCAGATCCATTAGTTGGGGGATTTAcaactgcagctgcttttcaagtGCTTGTGTCACAATTGAAAATAGTCCTCAATGTTTCAACTAAAAACTATAATGGTGTCCTTTCCATAATATAT actcttattgaaacatttgaaaaaatcagTACCACCAACATTGCAGATCTTACTGCTGGACTCCTCACCATTTTTGTCTGCATGGTAGTTAAAGAAATAAACGATCGGTTCAAACACAAGATACCTATACCTATACCAATAGAAGTTATTGTG acaATAGTAGCCACTGGCATTTCATATGCTgctgacttggaaaaaaaatacaatgcagGCATTGTTAAGAGCATTCCAAGAGG ATTTTTGCCTCCCGAACCTCCAGATGTCAGCCTCTTTTCCCAGATGATGGCAGCCTCCTTTTCCATTGCTATTGTTGCTTATGCTATTGCTGTATCTGTGGGGAAAGTATATGCAACCAAGTATGGCTATGCTATTGATGGAAACCAG GAATTTATTGCCTTTGGGttcagcaacattttttcaggtgccttttcttgttttgttgcaACTACTGCTCTTTCACGGACCGCAGTCCAAGAAAGTACTGGTGGAAAGACTCAG GTTGCTGGTATAATCTCAGCTGGGATTGTTTTGATTTCCATTGTTGCCCTGGGGAAATTGCTAGAGCCCTTACAAAAG tctGTGTTGGCAGCTGTAGTCATAGCTAACTTGAAAGGGATGTTCATGCAAGTGTTTGATGTTCCCCGTCTGTGGAGACAGAATAGAGTGGATGCT ATGATCTGGGTTTTTACATGTGTGGCATCCATCATTCTGGGACTTGATTTGGGATTACTTGCTGGCCTTTTGTTTGGATTGCTGACAGTTGTGCTGAGAGTTCAATT TCCTTCATGGGGTGGCTTTGGAAACATTCCTGGCACAGACATCTACAAGAAGGTCAAGGACTACAAAAAT GTTATAGAACCAGAAGGTGTGAAGATACTGAAATTTTCAAGTCCAATATTTTATGCTAATATCGATGGACTGAAAAGCAGCCTCAAATCCACA GTAGGATTTGATGCAGTCAAGGTATATAATAAAAGACTCAAAGCACTGAGGAAGATACAAAAGCTAATCAAGAAGGGGAAATTAAAAGCTACTAAg AATGGCATCATCAGTGAGCCTGGTATTAGTAATGAAGCTTTTGAGACTGATGAGGAACCTGAAGACAACCAAGATCTTCAAGTTCCCACCAAAGAAGTAGAGATCCAGGTGGACTGGAATTCAGAACTCCCAGTCAAAGTAAACATCCCCAAGGTGCCCATCCACAGTCTCATTCTTGATTTTGGAGCAGTAACCTTCTTGGATATTGTAGCTGTGAGATCAATAAAAACG ataatTAGAGAGTTTGAAAGAATTGATGTGAGAGTATACTTTGCTTCATATCAAG ACAGCCTTATATCTCAACTGGAACGGAGTGCCTTCTTTGATGATACTGTCAGAAAAGACATATTCTTCTTGACTGTCCATGATGCTGTGCTCTACATAAGGAATCAAATGACCTACAGTGACAACCAGGATCCCATATTTGAGAAG ATTTCCCTCATGCAGGAGTCTAAAGAACCCATAGAATTCACAGAAACAAGCCGGCCTGATGATGAACTCGATGTTCAGGAAGAGGTATGCACTTTAGAACCGAATGTGTCTGTTACTTACAGAATACTGCTGGCTTTACTCCTTTGCCTGTAG